A region of the Muricauda sp. MAR_2010_75 genome:
TCACCGTTCTGGGAGTCATTACATCTTTCGCCAGGATTTCATCAAATTTTAAAAGGTTCTTGATGACTTTGGATTCTGATTCCTGAAAAACACCTTCTTCATGGGCAATGTCTGTCATGGCAGTAAAATCTTCCCGACTCAACACACTGCCATCGTGTCCTTTCTTTCCAATCAGTTTGGTAAAAAGCTGTAACAACCACAATAACCCCGTCCATTTTAGCACAAAGACCATTACGGTAAGCGCCTTAGCTGTAAAGTTGGCCAGCTGTTTCCAGTAGGTGGCCCCAATGGTCTTGGGAATAATCTCTGAAGCGACCAAAATTAAAATGGTCATTAGGGTAGATACAATACCTACCATTAAATCTTCTGTAAACTGAAACCCCAAAACAGTCCGTTCCGTTGTGCCATACAGTTCGGCATAAGCAACCTTGGCCTGCACCCCTACCAAAATAGCACCTACGGTGTGAGCAATGGTATTAAGGGTAAGAATGGCAATCAATGGTTTGTCCACGTCTTTCTTCAAAGATTCCAGAATGGCACCGTAGTCTTTGCCCTCCTGTTTTTTTACGTTGATGAAGGTTGGGGTAATACTCAACAACACGGCTTCCAAGATGGAGCACAAAAAGGAGAAAAAAATGGAAATAAGGGCGTAGAATAGTAGTAGTCCCATGAATCAATAGTATTGATTCAAATGTAGCTAAAATTCCATACCCTCAATAGGTTGGAGGGTCTCATTTTGTAAATGAATTACTTAATATCCAAGAAAACTCCCAAGGAGAAGGAAGGGTCAGCATATATAATGCGACCATCCAAGGCCCCTCCATAGTTGGCCGATACTCCAAGTTTTGGACTTATGTAATAGGCAACTTCAGCACCCAAGCCCACAAATTCGACATTATTGGCGAAGATGCTTCCCTGATTGTTTTGGGCACTTAAACTTCCGTTTTTAAGGGATTGAATCACATCCAGTTTTCCGGCAACCCAAAGTCTATTGAAAAATTGCATGCCCAACTCCGCTCCAAACCGCAATTCATCAGAGAAATTTTGGGTGCGGTTATTATAGCCTGTGTACGCTTTGGCATAGGATGGAAAGTTGGCAACAGTGAACGGAGAGCCTGCTGCTATCCGAAGCATTTGATTGAATTCGCCGTCCCCATTTTGGTAGCTGCCATCACTCCCTCCGGAATCATTTCCTGTGGGAAGTCCAAATAGTACTGTTACGGACATGGCCAATTTTTCTTTCTGAATCAACCCATAGGCAACCCCCAAATCAATGTCGCCAATACTATTGACCGATTCGCCTTCGGAAATGAGTTCTCCTGTGGTTCTTGAAAAAATATCATTTTGATAGGTCCGTGCGAAAAAAGGAACATAGCCAACCACGTTCCAACGGTTGGTAAGACCATATTCGGCGTAGAGATTTACATTGAACTGCCCTCGTGTGGCATTGGGCTCAATTGCCCCCGTATCAGTATAGTGCTGGTCCGCTTCAAGGTACCATGCAGACAATTTGTAATAACCATTGCCTTTTTCGCGGGTCCATTGTCCGAAACACAAATGGGAAAACACAAAAAATCCGAGTAGAAGGAGGTGAAATTTTTTCATGGGTTTCTGGGTGTTATGTTAGTAGATCTGTCCTTCAGCCACTTTAACACTAAAAGGCTTGCACCAATACAAGAGAAATTGATAGTTATTGATGCCGGTGTTTTTAATGGTGTAGGAATGTGCGCCCACAAATACGGTAACGGGGCCTACTTCTAGGGCTCCATTGATGGAGTTAGGGTTGTTGGTAAGATATAGATAGAGTCCGGGAAGACTGGATGAGGCCACATAGTCGCTGCTTATGGAGAGTATGAGGTCGGTCCCGTTGGCTTCCAATGTAAAGCTTCCTTCCAAACTGTACCCACTGGTTGTGGCTATGGTTCCACTTTTGCTGGATTCTTCGCCACTCTCCATGGCAATTGTGGAGATACGAATCACATTTTTGGCAACAATCGAATTGCCATCGATGAGTGCGGATGCGGTGATGGTGGCCTCTCCTTCCGCTACGGCGGTTGCAATTCCCAGTTCGTTGATCGTGACAATGGATGCATTGGAACTGACCCATGTAATTGGTACATTTTCAGGTTGACCAATGCTATTAAGATAGGTGGCCTTGTACGAATGCATGGCCGACGTCTGCAAGTTGGAAATGGGATTGGTGATGCGAAGGGTAGGTTCCACAAAATCATCCACATAATCCTCTCCAATACATCCTAGACATAAGAAAGTAGCCATAACCCAAATGAAATGGGGCTTTAAAAAAATAGAAGACATTTAAGCAAATTTTTTGTCGAATACCTTCTATTAGTTAAGCAACGGCGGTAAAGCTTACAAAATCTTTTAAAAAAAGGTAAAATCCTTATGGATTTGTGAACCGGGCCTTGTAGAAAACATCCATCAAGGCGGTTCTGATGTTAAGGTCATACAGATTTCTATGGTCCCGTGACGGATATACCCTATTGGAAAGAAAGATAAAGACCAATTTATTTTCGGGGTCGGCCCAAACAAAAGTGCCCGTAAAGCCGGAATGTCCAAAACTTTTGGGACTTGCCAAAGGAGAGGGGTAGGCTTCTTCCAACGGGAGTTCTGTGTTGTTGAGCAAGGGCTTGTCAAATCCTAATCCTCTTCGGTTTTCGTTTTGAGGGTATTGCACTTTGGTGAATTCTTTTACGATTTCAGCTGAAATAAGCTGTTGGCCATCCATATTGCCATAATTTTGATAGAAGAGCATCAGTTTCGCCAGATCATCCGCTGTGCCGAACAATCCCGCATTGCCTGAAACACCACCTTTTAGCGATGCATTTTCATCGTGTACCCAACCTTTTACCAAGTTTTTTCTAAAAAGAGAATCCACTTCGGTGGGAACAATGGCATTCACATAATTGTTTTCTTTGGGCAGATATCCCAAGGTATGACAACCTAAAGGTTGATAAAAATTTTCATCCAAATAGATTTGGTAGTCGGTTCCCGTGAGTTGCTCAATCAAACTGGGGAAAATCAAAAAAGACAGTCCTGAATACACATATTTCTTTTCATCGGTAACTTTGGACCGATTGATGATTCGGTTCATCTTTCGTTCAAAACGATCATTGATGTAAAGCCCATCATAGACTTGTCCTTGAAATCGTTTATCGGATGAATCATGTATAAACCTCCTTTTGATTTTACCATTTTTCCGAAGAACTTTTTGTAAAAATACGATGTAGGGCACTAAACCTGCTTGATGCGCCAAAATCTCCCGAAGCGTGAGGTCTTTTTTGTCCTTTCGGCGTCTCCAAGGTTTCCAATAGGTGCTGAAGGGTTTGTCCAAATCGACCTTCCCTTCATCCACCAACTTCATCAAAGCAGGGAGCGGCCCTAAAATTTTGGTGACGGATGCCAAATCGTACAAATCGTTCAGGGCAACAGGTTGGAGGCTGTCATAGCTATGGAAACCATACGCTTTATGGAAAATTACGGTATCGTTTTTGGCGACCAACAGTTGCGCTCCTGGAAATGCCAAACTATCAATGCCCATTTCCACGATAGAATCCACTTTTTGGTATATCAAAGTGCTGTCCAAGCCCAATTTGGAAGGGTAGGCGTGGATGAGCTCGTGCTGGGCAAACCCAATTTGGAAAAAAACAAATAAAAAGGAAGATGCAATAAAAAGTTTCTTCATGAAAAGAAAGGGGCTATCCTAATGTTCTAACAAAATCCTTGGCAAAATAACTGGCAATGATATCCGCACCTGCTCTTTTGATGGCGGTCAATTGTTCCAACATCACCGCATCGTGGTCCAACCAACCTTTTTCGGCGGCGGCTTTTACCATGGCATACTCTCCAGAAACTTGGTAGACTGCAACAGGCACTTCGACTTCATTTTTAATTTCCCGAACAATGTCCAAATAGCACAAACCGGGTTTCACCATAACGATATCAGCCCCTTCATCAATGTCCATTTGGGTTTCTTTAATAGCTTCATACCGATTGGCATAATCCATTTGATAGGTTTTCTTGTCCTTCGGTACATTGGCGATATCAACAGGTGCTGAATCGAGGGCATCACGGAAAGGTCCGTAAAAGGCACTGGCATATTTAGCGGAATAGGCCATAATTCCTGTATTGATGAACCCTTCATCTTCCAAAGCTTCACGAATGGTCAGGATTCTACCATCCATCATATCGCTGGGTGCCACAAAATCAGCACCAGCTTTGGCATGGGATAAGCTCATTTCAGCCAAGACTTCAGCAGTTTCATCATTCAGGATTTGCCCCTCGGCCACAATGCCATCATGCCCATAGGAAGAAAATGGGTCAAGGGCCACATCGGTCATCACCAACATTTGTGGACAAGCATTTTTTACGGTTTTTATGGCACGCTGCATCAGACCATTGGGGTTTAGGGCCTCGGTTCCTTTGTTATCCTTCAGTTTGTCATCGACCTTCACGAAAAGAAGCACGGAACACAATCCCATTTTCCAAAGTTCCTTTACCTCTTTTTCAAGATTGTCCAAACTCAACCTAAAGTAGTTGGGCATAGAGGCAATCTCCTCTTTGACGGCTTTGCCTTCTACCACAAAAAGAGGGACGAGAAAGTCATCTGGAGATAAAGTAGTTTCCCGAACCAATCTTCTGATAGATTCGGACGCGCGAAGTCTTCTGTTTCGTATTAATGGATACATGTCTTTTAAGTTTTCAGCGATGTTTTTATTTATATATCGATTTCTCCTGTTAAATAAAGCACAGCTTTACCTGAAATTTTAACGCGTTCGCCCAAATATTCACAGACCAGGTCACCTCCTCGTTTGGATAGTTGTTTGGCCGTCAATTTATTTTTGTTCAGCACCTCAGCCCAATACGGAGATAACGAGGTGTGGGCGGAACCTGTAACGGGATCTTCGGGAATGCCACAGGCAGGCGCAAAAAAGCGTGAAACAAAATCCACCTCTTCCCCTGGTGCGGTAACGATAACCCCGCGAACATCCAATTGCGCCAACAAATGATGGTTGGGTTCAATGGCCTCAATTTCTTTTTGGGAGCGGTAGACCATCATATAGTCTGTTTTGCCCTTCAAGGTTTTTATTGGGGCTTGTCCGATTGTGCTGTCCAATTCCTCAATATTTTGAATGGCAATCAAACGGTCTGTAGGGAAATCGAGAGTTAGCCAACCATTGTCTGCCTTACTCACGGTCAATTCTCCACTTCGGCTCGAATAAAACTGAATGGTATCTTTTTCCAGTTCATAAAAATGGAAGAGTACAAATGCTGTAGCCAAGGTGGCGTGCCCGCAAAGGTCCACTTCTATTTCTGGCGTAAACCATCGAATTTCAAATTGCCCATCCTTTTTGACAGCAAAAGCGGTTTCGGCCAAATTGTTCTCTTGTGCAATTTTTTGCATCAATTCTGGACTCAACCACGAATTCAAAATGCAGACTGCAGCAGGGTTTCCGCCAAAAGGTTGGTTGGTAAATGCATCTATTTGGTAAATTTTCTGTCTCATAGAATTGGTTTCAGAGCAAAACTACGGATTAAACCCAATTTTTAGGGTTTTGCAGTACTGCTATCAATTTTTCTTCTTCACTTCCTTTTTCGGGATGATGGTCGTATCGCCATTGTACGTGCGGGGGAAGACTCATCAAAATACTCTCGATACGGCCGTTGGTTTTGAGACCAAAAAGGGTGCCCTTATCGTGAACCAAATTGAACTCGACATAACGGCCTCTTCGAATTTCTTGCCAATCCCGTTGTTCTTGGGAATAGGGAAGGTCTTTTCTTTTTTCAACAATAGGAGCGTAGGCATCCAAAAAACTATCTCCAACTTCGGTGACAAAATTGTACCAATCTTCCATGCTGGTTTCCGCGGTTTTCTTGCAATAATCAAAAAACAACCCGCCTATGCCACGGGCCTCATTCCGATGCGCATTCCAGAAGTATTCGTCGCATTTCTTTTTGTAGGACGGATAGAATATTGTGTTATGGGCATCACAAGCCTTTTTGCAAATCGTATGAAAATGTGAAGCATCTTCCTCGAACAAATAATAGGGAGTGAGGTCCTGTCCGCCACCGAACCATTGGTCCACGATGTTGCCGTCCTTATCATACATCTCAAAATAACGCCAGTTGGCATGTACGGTAGGAACCATTGGACTTTTGGGGTGAATGACCAAGCTCAAACCACAGGCGAAGAAATCAACGTCTTCCACGCCAAAATAGTTTTGCATGCTTTTGGGCAATGGCCCGTGGACTTTGGAAATATTGACGCCTCCTTTTTCAAAAACGGAACCATTTTCAATGACACGTGTTCTACCGCCCCCGCCTTCTTCACGTTCCCAGAGATCTTGTTGGAACTTGGTGGTTCCGTCCAATTCTTCGAGTTTGGAGGTAATGGTATCCTGTAATTGTTGAATGTATTGGTAAAACTTATCCTTCATAATCTAATTCGTAAAGTTCCATATCAAGATAGGCCTCATTTGGAGCTTGATAAGCTTTTGATATCGTTTTTATCCATCGAAAGCCTGTTTTTTCTGCAACTCTGATGCTTGCTAAATTACTCTTGTGCGCGAAAATTTTTAGTTTTTTGAGGTTCAGTTCGTTAAAAGCGAATTCTGAAACAAATTTTACGGATTTTGAAACGATTCCCTTTCCTTGTTCGGCTTTATCCAGACAATAGGCCAATTCGCCTTCACCCGAATCGAGTTTTATATCCTTCAAAATCACTAGACCAATGACAACTCCGTCTATATTTCTGATAGCAAAGGCAAACTCTGATTTAGTCTGAATTTCTTTCTTTTTTTTGGAAATATAGATTTGGGAATTTTCAACGGATTCATTTTGGGACAACGTACTTGGGAAAAAGCGTTTGAATATATCGGCATTGGAGGTCATCATGAGGTACAGGTCTTCTGCATCAGATTCCGAAAGGTAATTTATTTTGACAGCTTCTGACATTTCCCTTTTTGTTGTTATAAAGTATGTACCATTCGGTCTTTATGTTCGGAAAGTGTTGAGTTCTCGTCGATTTTAATGGACTCCAAAGTCATATTCTTCAACAGCTCAAGGACTTCCTGCTCGGACTTTTCCGTGTTTTGGGCAAAGATGAAACGCCCAACTTCGTTATTATGCAAATCCATTTCCTTTGGCAATTTTTTGTTCGGAAATGAATCCTCATGCCAATCGGTTACTTTTTTTGCCCAAGCTAAAACGGCTTCCTCATTTCTGTGCCAGTTATGACAGCGTTTCGCAATCAAATAATTCCAAAAAGCGTGTCTAAATGCATTGGCAGGACCATTTTTATGGTGCAACTTACCATAGTTTTTGGTCGAAATGGTTATGCAATCCTTGGTGGCATTAATGGTTGGGAGTATAAGGTGTGGACGACTCAAACCAATAAAAACACCTTTCAGCATATTTTTAAAATCGACCCGCTTTACTACTGCAATAAGGTTCACTCCTTATATTCTTTTACCGCATCTATAAATGCTTTTGCATTTTCCACAGGAATATTGGGTAAAATTCCGTGGCCAAGGTTCACAATATATTTGTCCTTACCAAAGTCACGGATCATCTGTGTGACCATTTCCTTGATTTTCTCTGGTGGCGAAAGTAAGCGGGCAGGGTCAAAATTACCTTGAAGGGTAACCTTGCCTCCCGTTAAGTATCGTGCATTTTGAGCGGAACAGGTCCAATCGACCCCTACGGCCGAAGCCCCGGAGTTGGCCATTTCCTTAAGAGCGAACCAGCACCCTTTTCCAAAAACGATTACGGGAGCTTCGTCTTTCAATGCATCCACGATTTGCTGAATGTATTTCCACGAAAATTCTTGATAATCCCGTGGAGACAACATACCACCCCATGAATCAAAAACCTGGACGGCATTCACACCAGCCTTCACCTTGGCCTTAAGGTATGCAATGGTGGTGTCTGTTATCTTTTGCAGCAATTCGTGTGCAGCCTTGGGTTCGGTAAAACAGAATCCTCTGGCCTTGTCAAAACTCTTGCTGCCTTGACCTTCCACGCAATAGCAAAGAAGTGTCCACGGAGAACCTGCAAACCCGATCAAGGGAATTTCATCATTCAATTTTTCCTTGGTGATGGTAATAGCATCCATTACGTAACCCAAAGTATCTTGAATATCAGGGACAACTACCTTGTCCAAATCGGTTTGCGAACGGATAGGGTTCGGCAAGTAGGGGCCAAAGTTGGGTTTCATTTCAACCTCAATGTCCATGGCCTGGGGAATCACCAAAATATCGCTGAACAAAATAGCAGCATCCATGCCATAGCGGCGAATGGGCTGTATGGTAATTTCCGAAGCCAATTCAGGGGTTTGGCATCGTGTGAAAAAGTCGTATTTTTTACGGAGTTCCATAAACTCGGGCAAATAGCGTCCCGCTTGTCGCATCATCCATACGGGTGGGCGTTCAACGGTTTCGCCTTTTAATGCTTTTAGGAACAAGTCGTTTTTTATCATAAATTTTTGAAATAATTAATTGCCTGCACCAACACATTTTCAACTGTTGGTTTGTTGGCTGTAACAATATGTTTTGAATGTTTTTGAGCTTCGGTGGCTGTAGTTTTCCCAATACAAAACAATGTGCTGTTCCCTAGGGTGTTTTCCAAAAGATAGCTTCTGATTCCACTTGGGCTGAAGAACAGAATACCATCGAAATCCCTTTGAAATGCTTTTGGATTTAGCTCGGTACGGTATACTTCAACCTCCTTAAATTCAATGTCGTTTTGGGTCAACAATGCTGGAAGTTCATCTCTTCTTTTATTTCCACATAAAAACAAAAAATGCTCGTTTTTATGGTTTTTTAAAATGTTTTTACCCAATTCTAAAGCATTTTCGGCCATTTTTACCACATTTAAACCATTTTCCTT
Encoded here:
- a CDS encoding serine hydrolase, which produces MKKLFIASSFLFVFFQIGFAQHELIHAYPSKLGLDSTLIYQKVDSIVEMGIDSLAFPGAQLLVAKNDTVIFHKAYGFHSYDSLQPVALNDLYDLASVTKILGPLPALMKLVDEGKVDLDKPFSTYWKPWRRRKDKKDLTLREILAHQAGLVPYIVFLQKVLRKNGKIKRRFIHDSSDKRFQGQVYDGLYINDRFERKMNRIINRSKVTDEKKYVYSGLSFLIFPSLIEQLTGTDYQIYLDENFYQPLGCHTLGYLPKENNYVNAIVPTEVDSLFRKNLVKGWVHDENASLKGGVSGNAGLFGTADDLAKLMLFYQNYGNMDGQQLISAEIVKEFTKVQYPQNENRRGLGFDKPLLNNTELPLEEAYPSPLASPKSFGHSGFTGTFVWADPENKLVFIFLSNRVYPSRDHRNLYDLNIRTALMDVFYKARFTNP
- a CDS encoding PhzF family phenazine biosynthesis protein: MRQKIYQIDAFTNQPFGGNPAAVCILNSWLSPELMQKIAQENNLAETAFAVKKDGQFEIRWFTPEIEVDLCGHATLATAFVLFHFYELEKDTIQFYSSRSGELTVSKADNGWLTLDFPTDRLIAIQNIEELDSTIGQAPIKTLKGKTDYMMVYRSQKEIEAIEPNHHLLAQLDVRGVIVTAPGEEVDFVSRFFAPACGIPEDPVTGSAHTSLSPYWAEVLNKNKLTAKQLSKRGGDLVCEYLGERVKISGKAVLYLTGEIDI
- a CDS encoding GNAT family N-acetyltransferase, with protein sequence MSEAVKINYLSESDAEDLYLMMTSNADIFKRFFPSTLSQNESVENSQIYISKKKKEIQTKSEFAFAIRNIDGVVIGLVILKDIKLDSGEGELAYCLDKAEQGKGIVSKSVKFVSEFAFNELNLKKLKIFAHKSNLASIRVAEKTGFRWIKTISKAYQAPNEAYLDMELYELDYEG
- a CDS encoding Ig-like domain-containing protein; its protein translation is MATFLCLGCIGEDYVDDFVEPTLRITNPISNLQTSAMHSYKATYLNSIGQPENVPITWVSSNASIVTINELGIATAVAEGEATITASALIDGNSIVAKNVIRISTIAMESGEESSKSGTIATTSGYSLEGSFTLEANGTDLILSISSDYVASSSLPGLYLYLTNNPNSINGALEVGPVTVFVGAHSYTIKNTGINNYQFLLYWCKPFSVKVAEGQIY
- the hemB gene encoding porphobilinogen synthase, which gives rise to MYPLIRNRRLRASESIRRLVRETTLSPDDFLVPLFVVEGKAVKEEIASMPNYFRLSLDNLEKEVKELWKMGLCSVLLFVKVDDKLKDNKGTEALNPNGLMQRAIKTVKNACPQMLVMTDVALDPFSSYGHDGIVAEGQILNDETAEVLAEMSLSHAKAGADFVAPSDMMDGRILTIREALEDEGFINTGIMAYSAKYASAFYGPFRDALDSAPVDIANVPKDKKTYQMDYANRYEAIKETQMDIDEGADIVMVKPGLCYLDIVREIKNEVEVPVAVYQVSGEYAMVKAAAEKGWLDHDAVMLEQLTAIKRAGADIIASYFAKDFVRTLG
- a CDS encoding DUF6973 domain-containing protein encodes the protein MNLIAVVKRVDFKNMLKGVFIGLSRPHLILPTINATKDCITISTKNYGKLHHKNGPANAFRHAFWNYLIAKRCHNWHRNEEAVLAWAKKVTDWHEDSFPNKKLPKEMDLHNNEVGRFIFAQNTEKSEQEVLELLKNMTLESIKIDENSTLSEHKDRMVHTL
- the hemE gene encoding uroporphyrinogen decarboxylase, translating into MIKNDLFLKALKGETVERPPVWMMRQAGRYLPEFMELRKKYDFFTRCQTPELASEITIQPIRRYGMDAAILFSDILVIPQAMDIEVEMKPNFGPYLPNPIRSQTDLDKVVVPDIQDTLGYVMDAITITKEKLNDEIPLIGFAGSPWTLLCYCVEGQGSKSFDKARGFCFTEPKAAHELLQKITDTTIAYLKAKVKAGVNAVQVFDSWGGMLSPRDYQEFSWKYIQQIVDALKDEAPVIVFGKGCWFALKEMANSGASAVGVDWTCSAQNARYLTGGKVTLQGNFDPARLLSPPEKIKEMVTQMIRDFGKDKYIVNLGHGILPNIPVENAKAFIDAVKEYKE
- a CDS encoding uroporphyrinogen-III synthase, whose protein sequence is MKTVLSTKILTPSQKELFLNSGLGLVEYDALKIDFLNVEIPLNYSNYIFTSKNAVKAFLNQVKPSNLSKFNVFCVGEKTKILLKENGLNVVKMAENALELGKNILKNHKNEHFLFLCGNKRRDELPALLTQNDIEFKEVEVYRTELNPKAFQRDFDGILFFSPSGIRSYLLENTLGNSTLFCIGKTTATEAQKHSKHIVTANKPTVENVLVQAINYFKNL
- the hemF gene encoding oxygen-dependent coproporphyrinogen oxidase, whose amino-acid sequence is MKDKFYQYIQQLQDTITSKLEELDGTTKFQQDLWEREEGGGGRTRVIENGSVFEKGGVNISKVHGPLPKSMQNYFGVEDVDFFACGLSLVIHPKSPMVPTVHANWRYFEMYDKDGNIVDQWFGGGQDLTPYYLFEEDASHFHTICKKACDAHNTIFYPSYKKKCDEYFWNAHRNEARGIGGLFFDYCKKTAETSMEDWYNFVTEVGDSFLDAYAPIVEKRKDLPYSQEQRDWQEIRRGRYVEFNLVHDKGTLFGLKTNGRIESILMSLPPHVQWRYDHHPEKGSEEEKLIAVLQNPKNWV
- a CDS encoding CNNM domain-containing protein, whose amino-acid sequence is MGLLLFYALISIFFSFLCSILEAVLLSITPTFINVKKQEGKDYGAILESLKKDVDKPLIAILTLNTIAHTVGAILVGVQAKVAYAELYGTTERTVLGFQFTEDLMVGIVSTLMTILILVASEIIPKTIGATYWKQLANFTAKALTVMVFVLKWTGLLWLLQLFTKLIGKKGHDGSVLSREDFTAMTDIAHEEGVFQESESKVIKNLLKFDEILAKDVMTPRTVMKIASEDRTIHDFFEANQPLRFSRIPLYKDRMDNITGFFLKDELMEAIINKRGSQKLSTLKREILVSNRSIPIPELFEKFVEKKEQISLVVDEYGSVSGLVTMEDVIETLLGLEIMDESDNVEDLQMLARQNWETRAKRLGIIEGKRKLR